The Stenotrophomonas maltophilia genome segment TTCCCGCTCGTGCTGATCGGCTTCTTCTCGTTCGTGATCGCCTTCACCGGCCTGCTGCTGGCCCCCATGAAGGCGCCGCTGCTGTGGGCCTGCCTGCTCGGCGTCGGTCCGTCCACCTTCCCGCTGGCACTGACCCTGATCAACCTGCGCACGCGCACCCCCACCGGCTCGGCGGCGCTGTCCGGGTTCATGCAGGGCGTGGGCTACAGCTTCAGCTGCCTGGGGCCGTTCCTGGTTGGCTGGCTGCACACCGTCAGCGACGGCTGGACGATCCCATTCAGCTTCCTGTTCGGCTGCGCCACGCTGATGCTGTGCGCCTCATGGGTGGCCTGCAAGCCGCGCAAGCTGGAAGACCTCTGGTAAGCCACGTGGGGCCTCGCAACCGGCCCCACCTACCGCTCGTCAGCCCGTCTGCGCATTTTGACGCCGGGCTGACAATTCCGGGCGGATAGTGCCCACGAATGCCCATCCTTGCCGCGTGCCGGCATCGGGCATGGGGGCGGCAGCGCCGCCCAGGCCACCACTCGGTGTGCGGGGGACTCTCGTTTCAGACAAGACATTGCAGGTCGCTGTCCTGGTTCCGCCCATCCCTGTTGGATGGGAGTTCGCGAGGGGAGTGACGCAGGCCACGGCCATCCCAAAATCTGGCATGTGATGTGCGTCACATTTTTCAGGTTGTCTGGTTCGGAAGCCAAGGGGGTCCCCAATGGTTGTCCACCGCCGGCTGGCGCTCTGCGTCGGCCTTGCCTGTACCGCCCTGGCCTGGGCCAGCAGCGCTGCCCCGCCCGACCGCGAGGCGGCCCTGGCCGAGATCGGCCGCTACCGCGACCAGGCCCGCTGGCTGGATGCCCTCGGCGCGATCGAGCGCGCCAGCCAGCAGCAGCCCAACGACGACCTGCTGTTCAAGCTGCGCGTACTGACCCTGGGCGACATCGGCAATGCCTGGCGCGCCTGGGAGCTGTACCAGCAGCGCCCGCAGCTGTTCGACGCAGCACAGAAGCAACGCATCGAAGGCGACTACCTGGCCAAGCTGGTGGTCTGGAGCCTGGCCTACAGCAGCAGCGAAGACAGTCGCCTGGAAGAAGCCGAATCGACCCTGGCGCGCATGCAGCGCTACCTGGGCAGCGAAGGCACCCCACCGGCGCAGGCGCCACTGCGCATCCGCATGGACCGGCTGATCCTGCTCAACCGGCTGGGCCGCCATGCGCAGGTGCGCCAGGAAGCCCGCGCACTGCAGGCCGAAGGCCATGCCCTGCCCGACTATGTGCTGCCTGCGGTCGGCGATTCGCTGATGGGCACCCTGCATCCGGAAGAAGCCATTCCGGTGCTGCAGGCGGCCGTCGCCGGCGATCCAACGCGCGACGCCTCGCACTCGGAACTGGCTTACGCCTACCTGGAAAGCGAGCAGCAGGAAAAAGCCGTCGACCTGCTGCAGGCGTGGCGCGACAAGGAACCTGCCTGGCGCTGGAGCAACGGGAAGTCGCCGTATCCAAACTGGTCGCGCTACGAGGCCGACCTCAACCTGGCGATGGTGCGCGCCTACAGCGGTGACCTGCCCACCGCGCAGCGCGATCTGGAATCGATGGTCGACATCGCACCGGGCAACGGCGGCCTGCAGAGCGCGCTGGGCAGCGTCTACATGATGCGCGGCTGGCCACGCAGGGCGCTGCAACGGCAGCAGATGGCGCATGCGCTGGACCCGCGCGACATCGAGCCACGGCTGGGCATGCAGGAAGCCTACGTCGCCCTGCAGCGCGATGACCTGGCGCGACCGCTGCACGACGATCTGCTCGCACGCTACCCCACCCAGCCCGCCGTCGAACGCATGGACCAGGCCTGGCGCGCGCATCGCGGTTGGCAGCTGAAGGCATGGACCGACATTGGTCGCAGCTCCGGCGGTGGCGGCACCTCGCCGCTGGGCAACAACGACCGTCACTACGGCATGGAAGTGCAGACACCGGTGCTCGACGACCGCTGGCGGTTGTTCGCCTTCGCCGACAGGCGCTCGGTCGACTTCCAGGACCAGCGCATCGACCCGCTGTGGCTGGGCGCGGGCGTACGCTACCGCTTTGGCCAGCTGGACGCGGAAGCGGCGGTACTGCGCGCCAACGACCACATTGGCGATACCGGCCTGCGCATCGGCGTGGGTTGGCAGTTCAACGATTACTGGCATGCCGGGCTGGTGGCCGCACGCAATGACCCGGAAGCCTCGATGCAGGCGCGCGTGGCGGGCATCACCGCTGACAGCGTGAGCGCGCAGGTCGACTACCGGCGCAGCGAGCTGACCCACTGGATGTTCGGCGCCAGCCGCTTCCGCTACGAGGACGGCAACCACCGCGAGCTGTTCAGCACCAGCATCGAACAGCGCCTGCTGACCCGCCCGCGCTGGTTGATCGACGGCCTGGCCAGTGCCTACACCAGCCGGGGCAGCCGCGACGACGCGCCCTACTTCAACCCGAAGCGCGACCGCATGGTCGAGATCGGGCTGCGCATCGACCAGCAGCTGTGGCGGCACTACGAGCGCCACTTCCGGCACCGCCTGACGGTCTCGCTGGGTGACTACTGGCAGGACGGCTTCGGCAGCGCTCTGGTCCCTTCGGTGTCCTACATGCACGAATGGCAGCTGGGCCAGGGCCGCGTGTTCGAGTACGGCGTGCGCTGGTCGCGGCCGGTCTACGACGGCCACCGCGAGCGTCATATCGGCTTCGAAGCCGCACTGCGCTGGGGAGAGTGACATGGCCCGCATCCTGCGACTGATCGTACTCCTGCTGCTGGCCGCCACGCCGCCGGCGTTCGCGCAGCAGGCCCTGCATCTCGATGCCACTGACAACGGCCTGCTGATCCTCAGCTACCACGACATCCGCGACCGGGTCGCGGCCAAGGGCGACGCCGATGCCTACGCGGTGAGCACGCAGAACTTCGCCGCGCACCTGGATTGGCTGGGGGCACACGGCTACCACCCGGTGTCGCTGTCGCAGGTGATCGACGCCTCCCAGGGACGCGCCACGCTGCCACCGAAACCGGTACTGCTGACCTTCGATGATGGCCTGCGCAGCGTCTACGACAAGGCGTTCCCGCTGCTGCAGGCGTACCACTACCCGGCGCTGGTGGCAGTGATCACCGATTACGTGGACATGGCGCCCGGGCGCACGATCGACTATGGCTACCGGCCGTTCGGCCACGATGACTTCGTTACCTGGGCGCAGCTGAAGCAGATGCACGACAGCGGCCTGATCGAAGTGGCCAGCCATACCGACGACCTGCACCACGGAGTGCTTGCCAATCCGCAGGGCAATTCGACGCCAGCGGTGGTCACCCGCATCTACCGGCCGGCCACGCGCAGCTACGAGAGCGAGGCGCAGTATGAGCAGCGCCTGCGCGCCGATCTCGGCCGCAGCGTGCAGCGCATCCAGCAGCACCTGGGCGTGCGCCCGCGCGCCATCGTCTGGCCGTACGCCGCCTACAACCAGTTGAGCAACGACATCGCCGAACAGCTGGGCATGCCGGTGTCCTTCGATCTGGAAGGCCGCAGCACGCCAGTGGCCAGCGACCTGCATGGGCTGGCGCGCTTCCTGGTCAGCGACAACCCGACCGTGGAGGGCCTCGCCTACGAGCTGCGGCGCGACGTTGCGCTCGACGGCATCCGCGCGTTGCAGGTCGACCTGGATGATGTGTACGACCCGGACCCGGCGCAGCAAGGGCGCAACCTCGATGCGCTGATCGAGCGGGTCAAGCGCATCTCGCCCACCCACGTCTACCTGCAGGCGTTCGCCGATCCGGACGGCAACAACACCGCCGATGCACTGTACTTCCCCAACCGGCACATGCCGATGCGCGCGGACCTGTTCAGCCGGGTCGCCTGGCAGCTGAAGTCGCGCGCGGGGGTGAAGGTCTACGCATGGCTGCCGGTGCTCGGCTTCGAGCTGCCCGACCCCGTGCAGCGCAAGGCACTGGCGATCCACAACGGCGATGCCGACGGCATGTACCGGCTGGACTTCACCAATCCGAAGGCACGCCAGATCATGCTCGACATCTACGAGGATCTGGCCGTCAACTCGTACTTCGAAGGCCTGCTCTTCCATGATGATGGCTACCTGCGCGACACAGAACTCCCGACGCTGGCGGCCGGCGACGATGGCAGCGCTCGCACCCGGGCGCTGATCGACTTCACCCTGGCCCTGCGCGGCAGTGCGCAGCGTTGGCGGCCGAAGCTGGCCACGGTGCGCAACCTGTACGCGGAGCCGGTACTGCGTCCGCAGAGCGAAGCCTGGTTCGCGCAGCGCCTGGACCTGTTCAACAAGGCCTACGACCAGACCGCACTGATGGCGATGCCGTGGATGGAAGGCAGCAGGCATCCGGAACGCTGGCTCGACCAGCTGCTGGCCGCGGTGCGTGCGCACGATCCCCAGTTGCAGCACACCCTGTTCGAACTGCAGACCGTCGATTGGCGCAGCGGGCAACCGATTCCCGCCGAGCGGCTGCGCGCGCAGATCCGCCAGCTGCAGGCGCAGGGCGTGCACCACTTCGCCTGGTACCCGGATGACTTCATCGCCGGCCAGCCTTCCACCCATGATGCCCGCGCGGCGATGTCCGCCGGCAACTTCCCGTACCCGGAGAAGTGACATGGACATGCACCCGCTGCTGCAGGTCCTGTTCCAGTTCGCCTTCTACTACCCGATGGTGATGGCGTTCTTCTGGATGTCGGGCGGCCTGTATTACTACTTCCGGCGCGAACGCCATTCGCGCCCACGCAACGACCCGCCGCTGATGGTCGATCCACCGTTCGCGAGCCTGTTGATTCCCTGCCACAACGAGTCCGCGAACCTCGACGACACACTCGGCGCGGCACTGGCACAGCGCTATCCGGCCGACTACGAGGTGATCGCCATCGACGATGGCAGCAGTGATGACACCGGCGCCCGGCTCGACGTGCTGGCGGCGAAGCATCCGCGGCTGCGCGTGCTGCACCTGGACCGCAACCTCGGCAAGGCCAACGCGCTGCGCATGGGTGCGCTGGCGGCCCGCTCGGAGTACCTGGTGTGCATCGATGGCGATGCCATGCTGGAGGAACACGCCCTGCACTGGATGGTCTGGCACCTGGTCAGCGGCAACCGCGTCGGTGCGGTCACCGGCAACCCGCGCATCCGCAACCGTTCCACCCTGCTTGGACGCCTGCAGGTGGCCGAATTCTCCTCGATCATCGGCATGATCAAGCGCGCGCAGCGCGTTTACGGGCGCATCTTCACCATCTCCGGAGTGATCGCCGGCTTTCGCCGCACCGCCCTGCACCAGGTCGGCTGGTGGTCGGACGACATGGTGACCGAGGACATCGACATCAGCTGGCGCCTGCAGCATGCGCATTGGGACATCCGCTACGAACCCAACGCGCTGTGCTTCATCCTGATGCCGGAAACGCTGAAGGGTCTGTGGCGGCAACGGCTGCGCTGGGCGCAGGGTGGCGTGGAAGTGATGCTGCGGCATGCGCGTTCACTGCTGCACTGGAAGGAACGGCGCATGTGGGGCGTACTGCTGGAGTACGTGCTGAGCGTGATCTGGGCCTACACCATGTTGTTCATCGTGGTGCTGTGGGTGCTGGGCAAGCTCATCGACGTACCGCCGCAGCTGTACATCGCCAGCCTGCTGCCGCAATGGCATGGCGTGATCCTGGCCCTGGTCTGCCTGATGCAGTTCGCCAGCAGCCTGATCATCGACCGTCGTTACGAAACACAGATTGGACGCAACTACTTCTGGGTCATCTGGTACCCGATGGCGTACTGGCTGATCAGTCTTTCCACCACCCTGGTGGCGTTGCCGAAGACCCTGCTGCGCCGTCGCAGCAAGCGCGCCACCTGGACCAGTCCCGATCGGGGGATCCGATGAACGCACAACGCCCGTCCAACCGCTTCGACTCGCGGATGATCCGCAAGCCGCATCGCCAACCACGCTTCCAGCGCACCGCCTGGGGCTTCGTCACCCTCGCGTTCTGGGGGTTCTACTTCTACCTGTGGGCACCGCTGGTGACCCTGTTCTCGTGGCTGATCGGCGGCCAGCTGGCCTGGCAGCAGCTGTACGAACGGCAAAGCCAGTTCGACCCCTATGTGCTGGTGGCACTGCCGCTGATGCTGCTGTGTGCCAGCGTGCTGCTGATCGGCTGGGCCGAGTACAACCGCGCGCGCTTCCGTGGCCACGAGCGACGCCTGCCGCGGCCGCTTGCCAGCCTCAATGAAGTCGCGGCCGATCTGGGTGCCAGCACCGGCCTTGCCGAGCGCCTGCTGGGCTGCAAGGCCGCCACGCTGCACATGGACGATCACGCGCGGCCGATCGGTATCCGCCGCGAGGTGGTGTGACGCCCCGGTAGTCGCCGACCCTGGTCGGCGCTTGGGCCTGGTGGGCGCCGACCTTGGTCGGCACCGGGGTCTACCGCGAAGAGCATCCGCGCATCGCGTGGATCTACTTGCGCGTCTGCCCTTCACCGCGCACGACGAATCGTTCGACGGTGAGTGCTTCCAGGCCCATTGGGCCGTACGCATGCAGGCGCGTGGTGGAAATGCCGATCTCGCTGCCCAGGCCCAGCTGTCCACCGTCGGAGAAGCGCGACGAGGTATTGACCATCACCACCGCCGAGCGCAGTGCGTTGACGAAGCGCTCGGCATGGCCGGCGTCTTCGGTGGCGATCACTTCGGTATGGTCGGAGGTATAGGCACGGATGTGCGCGATGGCCGCCTCGAGGTCATCAACCACGCGCACGGCCAGCACCAGGTCGAGGAACTCGGCAGCGTAGTCGTCTTCGCTGGCGGCGGTGCTGCCCGGCAGCAGCGGCTGCGCGTTCGTGTCGGCGCGCAGCTCCACGCCACGCTCACCGAGCGCCTGCGCCACGCGCGGCAGGAAGGCTTCGGCCACATCACGATGCACCAGCAGGGTTTCCAGCGAGTTGCAGGCCGACGGACGGCTGCACTTGCCGTCCACCAGAAGGTCGATGGCTTTGCCGAGGTCGGCGCTGGCATCCACGAACAGGTGGCAGACACCCTTGTAGTGCTTGATCACCGGCACCCGCGCATGCTCGGCAACGAAGCGGATCAGGCCTTCGCCGCCGCGCGGAATCGCCAGATCGATCAGTTCATGCAGCTGCAGCAGCTCCAGCATTGCTTCGCGGCGCAGGTCGGTCAGCACGGTCACTGCCGCCGCCGGTACGCCATTGGCCTGCAGGGCGACGGCCAGCGCCTGGGCGATGGCGGTGTTGGAGTGGACCGCTTCGGAACCACCGCGCAGGATCACGCCATTGCCGGCCTTCAGGCACAGCGCAGCCGCTTCGGCGGTCACGTTCGGGCGCGCCTCGTAGATCATCGCGATCACGCCCAGCGGCACGCGCACCTTCTGCACGCGGATGCCGTTTGGACGCACATCGTCGCGGGTGATCTGGCCGACGGGATCGGGCAGCGCGGCGACCTCACGCACGGCTTCGGCCATCGCGAACAGGCGTGCCGGGTCCAGCGCCAGGCGGTCGAGCATGGCACTGCCAATGCCTTTCTCGCGCGCAGCGGCAAGGTCGCGCGCATTACCGGCCAGGATCAGCCCGGCATTCACTTCCAGCGCCTGGGCCATCGCCAGCAGCAGCGTGCGGCGCGCCGCACTGTCGAGGCCGGCAACGATCTGGGCCGCGTCACGGCAGGCACGCGCCTGCGCTTCGATTTCGCTCATCGGGGAGTCCTTCAAACCGGTCATGGCAGCACCAGATCGTCGCGATGGACGACACTGCCACCGTAGTTGTAGCCCAGCACGGCCTCGATGTCGCGCGAATGGCGGCCGGCGATCCGGCGCACATCATCGGCCGCGTACTGGCTGACACCGCGCGCCACGCAGACGCGGCCCTGTGGCGCGTTCCAGCACACCTGCACCATGTCGCCACGGCGGAACATGCCCTCCGCGCCGGTGATGCCGCCGGGCAGCAGCGAGGCGCCCTTCTCGCGCATCGCCTGCGCAGCGCCGGCATCGATCACGATCGCACCCTCGACCAGCGGCGCGTGCCGCAGCCAGTGCTTGCGGGCCGCCTCACGGCTGCGCGCGGCGTGGATACGGGTACCGAACAGGCGGTCCTGGGCCAGCGCGCGTACCACGTCACCGCTGCGGCCATTGAACAGATAGGTTTCGATGCCGAGACGACCCGCCTTCGCTGCCGCTTCCAGCTTGGTCCGCATGCCGCCGGTACCGGCGCGCGAGCCGGCGCCGCCGGCCATCGCCAGCACCTCGTCACTCAGTTCCGGCACGTCGTGCAGCGGCCGCGCGTCGGCCACGGTGCGCGGGTCGGCGCTGTACAGGCCATCGATATCGGTGGCGATGAACAGCGCATCGGCATCGACCAGCGCCGCCACCGTCGCCGCCAGGTTGTCGTTGTCGCCAAGCTTGAGCTCGTCCACCGACACGGTGTCGTTCTCGTTGACCACCGGCAACGCGCCCAGCCGCAGCAGTTCGTTGAGCGTGGCGCGGGCGTTGAGGTAGCGGCGGCGGTTGCGCAGGTCGTCATGGGTCAGCAGCACCTGCGCCACCGGGCGCTCGAAGAAGCGCTGCCAGAGCCCGATCAGCTGGGCCTGGCCGAGCGCAGCCAGCGCCTGCCGCGCCGCCATCGCCGCGCCAGGTTCATCGGCCCGCGGCAGGATCGCGCGCCCGGCAGCGACCGCGCCGGAAGACACGATCACCACCTCGCGCCCGGCCAGGACATTGGCCGAGACGAACTGCGCCAGGCCCAGCGCGTGGCGTGGTGACAGGCCGCCGCCATCGGCTGCCAGCAGGCTGCTGCCGACCTTCAGCACCGCACGCCGCCATGGCGGCAGCGCTTGTTCGGGGAACGGCGAGGCGACGTTGGCAGCGTGCTGGATCATCGGTCAGTGTCTCAGCGGGTGTTCCATTCGTGCACGGTCAGCTCGGAGGCCTGCATCGTCACCAGCGGATCGGTGGCGACGATGGCCTGCGCCTGCGCCAGGCTGTCCACGTTGCACAGCACATAGGCGCCACCACTGCCGTCGGCGAAACCACCAGTCAGCTGCAGCTTGCCCTGCGCCTGCAACGCATCGAGGAAATCGCGGTGCGGCTGCACCGCTGCATCGTTGAAGTCCGGCCGGCGCATCGCCATCACCAGGTAGACAGTGCCCGTCATCAGGACAGCGCCTGCCAGCGCGCGCGCAGTTCGTCCAGGCGCAGGTCGGCGGCCGAACCCGGCGACACGCGCGCGGCGAGGCTGCCTTCCGGGGTACGCCCCTGCCCTGCACTGTCGGCACCGGCCGCAGCGGCCTTGTAGGCCTCACGGAACGGCACGCCGGCCACGGCCGCTTCCACCGCCACGTCGGTGGCATACATGCCCGAATCGATGGCCGCACGCAGCTTGTCGTCACGCCATTCCAGGTTGGCCAGCAGCGCCGGCAGCAGCTCCAGCGCGGCCAGGCCACGGCCGAAGCCGTGGAAGATGGCACCCTTGGACGACTGCAGGTCGCGGTGGTAGCCCGAGGGCAGCGACAGCAGCTGCTCGATCTCGGTGCGCGCGGCGGCGACGCTGGCGTGGGTCGCACGCATCAGCTCGATCACGTCCGGGTTGCGCTTGTTGGGCATGATCGAACTGCCGGTGGTGTACTGCGCCGGCAGCGCGACGAAGCCGAACTCGGCGCTGGTGAACAGCGACAGGTCCCAGGCGATGCGGCGCAGGTCCAGCGTGGCACCACCGAGCGCTTCCAGCGCGGCCAGCTCGAACTTGCCGCGCGACAGCTGTGCGTAGATCGGCGAGATCTGCATGCGCGCGAAACCGAGCGCGGCCGTGGTGTGTTCGCGGTCCAGCGGCAGGTTCACGCCGTAGCCGGCAGCCGTGCCGAGCGGATTGGCATCGACCAGCGCATGGGTGTCACGCGCGCGGATGGCATTGTCGATGAAGGCCTCGGCCCAGCCCGCCCACCACATGCCGGCCGAGGACACTACGGCGCGCTGGATGTGGGTGTAGCCGGGAATCGGCAGGTCCTTCTCGGCCTGTGCGCGGTCCAGCGCGACCTTGGCCACTTCGGCGCTGAGCTGTGCCACGCGCTGCAGCTTCTCCTTCAGCCACAGGCGGGTGGCGACCAGGATCTGGTCGTTGCGGCTGCGGCCGGTGTGGATCTTGCGGCCGGCATCGCCGAGGCGTCCGGTCAGGCGCGCTTCGATCGCCGAGTGGCCATCCTCATACTGGGTATCGAGCACGAAGCGGCCTTCGCGGAAGTCCTGCGCCAGCACCTCCAGTTCGCGCAGCAGGCCGTCCAACTCGTCGGCACTGAGGATGCCGATGTGCTGCAGGCCTTGTGCATGTGCGGCGCTGGCGGCGATGTCATGCAGGAAGAACTCGCGGTCGAGGATCACGTCGTCGCCGGCGAGGAAGGTCTGGATCTGGGCGTCGACAGCGACGCCGGGCTTCTGCCAAAGAAGGTCTGCCATGGGGGCTCCGGAAGGCGTGTTCAGTGCGGGATGGACATCAGTTCATCGATGCCCAGCGCGAGGTTGAGGTTCTGCATGGCCTGGGTGGCCGCGCCCTTGAGCAGGTTGTCCAGGGTCGCCACCACGACGACCCGCTTGCCGCCCGGCGCGAGCGTGAAGCCACCGACCTGGGCACCGTGTCGGCCGGCGATACGGCTGACCCACGGCGCTTCATCCACCACGTCGATCAGGGGTTCGCCGGCATAGGCCTGCTGGAAGCGCTCGACGATCTGTTCGCGGGTCTGCACGCGGTTCAGCCACAGGTTGGCGGTAAGCGTGATGCCCCGGAAATGCGGCGCGACATGTGGCATGAATTCAACAGCCACACCCAGCTGCACCGACACCTCGCGCTCGTGCACGTGGTTGGTCAGCGCGTAGGGCATCAGGTTGTCGGCCAGCAGTTCGACGTTGTTCTTGTCCGACGGCGTGGTACCGGCGCCGGAGTAGCCGGAGACACCGAAGCACTGCGGCGGACCGGCCAGCAGGTCCAGCAGCGGATGCACCGCCAGCTGCATCGCCGTGGCATAGCAGCCCGGGTTGCTGATGTGCTTCTGGCCGTTGTAGCGGCCGCGGGTCAGCTCCGGCAGGCCGTAGTACCAGCTGTTGTCGAAGCGATAGTCGGCCGAGAGATCGACGATGACGGTGTCCGGCTTCGCCGCTTCCAGCGCAGCCACGAACGGTGCGGCCAGGCCATTGGGCAGGGCCAGGATCACTGCGTCCACACCCTTGGCCGCCACCGCGTCGGCGTCCAGGTTCTCGTACTGCAGATCGCCCTGGAATTCCGGGTGATGGTCGGACAGGCGCTGCCCGGCGCGCTCGCGCGAGGAGACGAAAGCCAGTTCCAGCCGCGGATGGGCGGCCACCAGCTTGATCAGCTCGGCGCCGGTATGGCCGCGGGCACCGACGATGCCAAGGGTAAAGGTCGAATCGTTCATGCGTGGCTGTCCAGGCGGTACTGCAGGTGGCGCTTCACGCCCTGCCATTCCGCGTCGATGATGGAGAAGATGACGGTGTCGCGCGGCGTGCCGTCGGCATGCCGCTTGTGGTTGCGCAGCACGCCATCCTGCTTGGCGCCGAGGCGGGCGATGGCAGTGCGCGAGGTGGCGTTGAACCAGCTGGTTTCCAGCACCACGCTGATGCAGTCCAGCGTTTCGAAGGCGTGCTGCAGCAGCAACAGCTTGGCTTCGGTGTTGGCGCCGGTACGCTGCACGCGCGGCGCATACCAGGTGTAGCCGAGGCTGAGTTTCGGCACACCGGCATCCATGTCATAGAAACGGGTACTGCCAACGATTCCGCCAGCCGCATCACGGATCACGAACGGCAGCACCTTGCCTTCGCTCTGCGCCTGCAGCGCGGCCCGCACATAGGTCCCGGCCTGTTCCGGCGACGGCACCTGGGTGTACCAGAGCTGGTCCAGGCCGCTGCCTTCAAGCGCATCGCGCAGGCCGGGCACGTGTTCCATCTGCAGCGGCTGCAGGGTTACGTGCTGGCCGCGCAGGGTAGGAACCGTGTTCCAGGCATCGAGGTTGCTCATTGCTCAGCCCTGCAGGCTCGGGGTGCGCTGCGCGCAATGATCGACATAGGTCTTGATCCGGTCGATGCCATCGGCACCGAACCAGAATACCTTCCAGTGGTCCTGCTTGTAGCAGCCGTCGGATTCGGCGTAGTAGAAGTGATTGATCGGGTTGCCATGGCGCGAGCGCCAGAACAGCTGCGGCGTCTCTTCCAGCATCACGTTCCAGACCGCACGGCCCAGACCCTCGCCCTGCGCGTCGTCGAGCACGGCGAACTTGTCCAGGTAGACGCCCTCTGCCTCGTCGGTGAGGATGACCGCGGTGCGGTAGTTCTCGCTGACGTAGGCACGCAACAGCTTGGTCTTCTCGAAATAGTCCGGCACCAGCGCGCGGCCGAAGCTGGATTCGATCAGGCCCTTCAGGCGCGGCAGGTCCAGTTCGTTCCAGGCGGTGGCGCGCAGCACCTTTTCACCCTTGCGCACCAGCGTGCCCGAACCCTTGTGGGTGAACAGTTCCTTGGCCAGGTCGGCCGGGCGCGTGATCGACACCGACGATTCCAGCGGCAGGCGGTCGAGCAGATCCTTGATCTGTTCGATCTTCACCTTCATGCCGCCGTGGATCCACGGCTGCGCGATCAGGTGGTCGTACTCGGTGGACAGATTGATCGAATCGATCACGTTGCCCGCCTCGTCCAGCAGGCCGCCCGTGCCGGTCAGGAAGATGATCTTGTACGGCTGCAGTTCCTGCACCAGCTCGTTGGCGGCGAAGTCGGCGTTGACGTTGAGGATCTGGCCGCCGGCGGTCTCGCCCAGGCTGGTGATGACCGGGATCGAGCCAGCGCGCAGGCTGGCCTCGATCGGTGCCAGGTTGACCTTCTTCACCTCGCCGACCAGGCCGTAGGTATCCACATCCAGGTACTCGGCTTCGAACACGCCGCCGGTGATCGAGGTGGCGCGCGCGCCGTTCTGCTGCAGCGCCTCGACCAGCCGCAGGTTGGACTGCTGGAACACCCGGCGCACGATCGCCAGCGCTTCCGGCGAGGTCACGCGCAGGCCGTTCACGGTCTGCTTCTCGATGCCGGCGGCCGACAGTTCGGCATCCAGCTGCGGGCCGGCGCCGTGCAGCACGATCGGGGTCAGCCCGACTTCCTGCAGAAACGACAGCGAAGAGGTCAGCGCGTCGAGGTCGTCGCGCAGCACCGCGCCGCCGACCTTGACCACGGCGAAGCGCTTGGCATCCAGCTGCGAGAAGCGCTTGAGGTACTGGCTGATCTCCTTCGCGCTGGCCATGCTGGAAAGCAGGCGCACGATGGTCTGGCGGGTCTGGCGATGGGGCTGGAGGGCAGGAGACATTTCGGTTTCGTCGGAAAGGGAGGAATCAGGCGCCGGCGGCGATGATGCGGTGCACGGCGTCGGTGTAGCGCTGCAACTGCTCCAGCGTCACGAACTCATCGGCGGTGTGGGCCTGGGCGATGTCACCCGGGCCGAACACCAGCGTGGTGTAACCACCGGCCGAGAACAGCGAGGCCTCGGTCCAGAAGTCCACCGCGTTGCCGATCGGCAGTTCCAGCGCATCGGCCACGTCACGTGCCAGCAGGCGGCGGTTCTCGGCTTCGGCGATGTCGCCGGCCGGCAGGCTGGGGCCACGGAAGGTTTCGGTGAATACCGCCGCTTCCGGCTCGGCGAAACCGGCGAAGGTGGCCAGCAACGCGTCGATGTTCATCGACGGCAGCGGCCGGAAGCCGAAGCGCACTTCGGCAGCGGGCGCGATCATGTTGGCCTTGATCCCGCCTTCGACGCGGCCGATGTTGAAGCGCAGGCCCGTCAGCCCACCGAAGCGCGCCGATGCCAGCGATTCCACATGGTCCAGCGCGCGGTTGCCCCAGCGCATCGCCTGGTG includes the following:
- a CDS encoding acetylglutamate kinase, translated to MSPALQPHRQTRQTIVRLLSSMASAKEISQYLKRFSQLDAKRFAVVKVGGAVLRDDLDALTSSLSFLQEVGLTPIVLHGAGPQLDAELSAAGIEKQTVNGLRVTSPEALAIVRRVFQQSNLRLVEALQQNGARATSITGGVFEAEYLDVDTYGLVGEVKKVNLAPIEASLRAGSIPVITSLGETAGGQILNVNADFAANELVQELQPYKIIFLTGTGGLLDEAGNVIDSINLSTEYDHLIAQPWIHGGMKVKIEQIKDLLDRLPLESSVSITRPADLAKELFTHKGSGTLVRKGEKVLRATAWNELDLPRLKGLIESSFGRALVPDYFEKTKLLRAYVSENYRTAVILTDEAEGVYLDKFAVLDDAQGEGLGRAVWNVMLEETPQLFWRSRHGNPINHFYYAESDGCYKQDHWKVFWFGADGIDRIKTYVDHCAQRTPSLQG